A genomic segment from Bombus affinis isolate iyBomAffi1 chromosome 13, iyBomAffi1.2, whole genome shotgun sequence encodes:
- the LOC126923614 gene encoding uncharacterized protein LOC126923614 isoform X2, whose translation MSQLRMDATRLNQDDGLNPVALSPRREAPCCFSQSQWRQFLACTSAMLTMVVVGTINGWTMIFLHYLIAETDGMPLTLTHDEYSLIVYLTVFGSIIGSLAAAHLADRNGRKNCLLLCSTIFSIGWFIIYRTTSVQDIYLARVIHGVGVGIAHTINPVYVSEVANSNIRGAIGTAIALNVLNGIVLTCALHLCMTYKSLIAVLVIISFMSLFSNTCFPETPYFLLGKGRMLQACRSIAYYKGIVDPRIMGIELDSVREQVVPSQSRINLASQSRSDLPSQSRSDLPSQPRSDLPSQSRSDLPSQSRSDLPSQSRSDIPSQPISDSHLQSISSVHLESISDSHQPFTSETYLPSTSEIQRSSIGETHRPSTSEIQQSSTSETHRPPTSKTHRPPTSKAHRPSTLQIYRRSIRKILRSSTGETQRSFTSDTLRSSTSDTQQSSTSDTQRSSISETHQPPTSDTQLSSASETHRPSISDTQLSSASETHRPFTSETHQPPASETHRPSTSETHRPSSNETCQLSSSETQRSSASETHRPSTSEIHQPSTSEIHQPSTSKIHRSSTSKIRRPSTSETHRPSSNETRQLSSSETQRSSASEIHRPSTSETRRPSSNETCQLSSSETQRSSASETHRPSTSEIHQPSTSEIHQPSTSKIHRSSTSKIRRPSTSETHRPSSNETRQLSSSETQRSSASETHRSSASETHRPSTSETRRPSSSEIYPSSISESQRSTTPETRRLSTPETRRLSTPETRRLSASETRRLSASETHRPSASETHRPSTSETRRVSSRETHPDPTCEIHSRPGCNLCIQSNVDSREWAYIDEVRIDLNKYTWSTKLRAILEPSNTKALFIMLGLTMAQQLSGNFITMQYLQVLFGKAAINSNAYKIMIIFHVLCILAGGITIVTVEYYGRRILMILSTLGTFCALTILANYLFLVEHELIISIEPIPVFILLLYQTAFQIGLGTLPNVFRCELFPTELRGFVGAIIVIFDNIIGFIVWKLYQVITDKIGFYAIYMTFATSCCLAFLMVFKWLPETKGKPYCEIKALLVGETLNSSNEEVRTNEMDS comes from the exons ATGTCCCAGCTTAGAATG GATGCTACGAGATTGAATCAGGACGATGGTTTAAATCCTGTCGCTTTATCACCACGAAGGGAAGCTCCTTGTTGTTTCTCCCAATCACAATGGCGGCAATTCCTAGCATGTACTTCCG CAATGCTAACCATGGTCGTAGTCGGTACAATCAACGGATGGACAATGATTTTTCTTCATTATCTAATAGCCGAGACCGACGGCATGCCGCTAACGTTAACACACGACGAATATTCATTGATCGTTTATTTGACAGTATTTGGTTCAATAATCGGTTCACTTGCGGCTGCCCATTTGGCCGATCGCAACGGTCGTAAAAACTGCCTCCTTTTATGCAGCACAATATTCAGCATAGGCTGGTTCATCATCTACAGAACAACTTCCGTGCAAGACATATACCTTGCTCGGGTGATTCACGGTGTAGGCGTTGGTATTGCCCACACAATAAATCCCGTGTACGTGTCAGAAGTCGCCAACAGCAACATCAGAGGCGCCATAGGTACTGCAATTGCACTGAACGTTTTAAACGGGATAGTGCTAACCTGCGCCTtacatctctgtatgacgtacaAGTCACTCATTGCGGTTCTTGTAATAATATCCTTTATGTCCCTCTTCTCGAACACGTGTTTCCCCGAAACTCCGTATTTCTTGTTGGGAAAAGGTCGAATGCTGCAAGCATGCAGGTCGATAGCATATTACAAAGGCATCGTAGATCCTCGCATAATGGGAATCGAACTAGATTCTGTACGTGAACAAGTAGTACCCTCACAATCCAGAATCAATTTAGCCTCACAATCCAGAAGCGATTTACCCTCACAATCCAGAAGCGATTTACCCTCACAACCCAGAAGCGATTTACCCTCACAATCCAGAAGCGATTTACCCTCACAATCCAGAAGCGATTTACCCTCACAATCCAGAAGCGATATACCATCACAACCCATTAGCGATTCACACTTACAATCCATCTCCTCAGTACACTTAGAATCCATAAGCGATTCACACCAACCATTCACAAGCGAAACATACCTACCCTCCACGAGCGAAATACAGCGATCATCCATAGGCGAAACACACCGACCATCCACAAGCGAAATACAGCAATCATCCACAAGCGAAACGCACCGACCACCCACAAGCAAAACACACCGACCACCCACAAGCAAAGCACACCGACCATCCACACTCCAAATATACAGACGATCCATACGCAAAATACTCCGATCATCCACAGGCGAAACACAGCGATCATTCACAAGCGATACACTGCGATCATCCACAAGCGATACACAGCAATCATCCACAAGCGATACACAGCGATCATCCATAAGCGAAACACACCAACCACCCACAAGCGATACACAGCTATCATCCGCAAGCGAAACACACCGACCATCCATAAGCGATACACAGCTATCATCCGCAAGCGAAACACACCGACCATTCACAAGCGAAACACACCAACCACCCGCAAGCGAAACACACCGACCATCCACAAGCGAAACACACCGACCATCCTCAAACGAAACATGTCAACTATCCTCAAGCGAAACACAGCGATCATCCGCAAGCGAAACACACCGACCATCCACAAGCGAAATACACCAACCATCCACAAGCGAAATACACCAACCATCCACAAGCAAAATTCACCGATCATCCACAAGCAAAATACGCCGACCATCCACAAGCGAAACACACCGACCATCCTCAAACGAAACACGTCAACTATCCTCAAGCGAAACACAGCGATCATCCGCAAGCGAAATACACCGACCATCCACAAGCGAAACACGCCGACCATCCTCAAACGAAACATGTCAACTATCCTCAAGCGAAACACAGCGATCATCCGCAAGTGAAACACACCGACCATCCACAAGCGAAATACACCAACCATCCACAAGCGAAATACACCAACCATCCACAAGCAAAATTCACCGATCATCCACAAGCAAAATACGCCGACCATCCACAAGCGAAACACACCGACCATCCTCAAACGAAACACGTCAACTATCCTCAAGCGAAACACAGCGATCATCCGCAAGCGAAACACACCGATCATCCGCAAGCGAAACACACCGACCATCCACAAGCGAAACACGCCGACCATCCTCAAGCGAAATATACCCATCATCCATAAGCGAATCACAGCGATCAACCACACCCGAAACACGCCGATTATCCACACCCGAAACACGCCGATTATCCACACCCGAAACACGCCGACTATCCGCAAGCGAAACACGCCGACTATCCGCAAGCGAAACACACCGACCATCCGCAAGCGAAACACACCGACCATCCACAAGCGAAACACGCCGAGTATCCTCAAGGGAAACACACCCAGACCCCACATGCGAAATACACTCACGACCCGGATGCAATTTATGCATACAATCCAATGTGGATTCACGCGAATGGGCTTACATAGATGAGGTACGCATAGATTTGAATAAATATACCTGGTCAACCAAGCTGCGAGCAATACTAGAACCAAGCAACACAAAAGCTCTGTTTATCATGCTCGGCTTGACCATGGCACAACAACTTAGCGGAAATTTCATCACTATGCAGTATCTGCAGGTGTTATTTGGCAAAGCAGCGATCAACAGCAATGCATACAAAATTATGATTATATTCCACGTTTTATGCATTCTAGCTGGCGGTATCACTATCGTAACAGTGGAATATTATGGAAGAAGAATACTTATGATTCTGTCTACGCTTGGGACGTTTTGTGCATTGACTATTTTAGCAAATTACCTTTTCTTAGTTGAACATGAGCTTATCATTTCCATCGAGCCTATTCCCGTATTCATCTTACTATTATATCAAACAGCGTTTCAAATTGGTTTAGGTACGTTACCCAATGTTTTCCGATGCGAGTTATTTCCTACGGAACTAAGAGGCTTTGTTGGTGCCATCATTGTGATTTTCGATAATATAATTGGTTTTATCGTGTGGAAACTGTATCAAGTGATTACCGATAAAATAGGATTCTATGCGATTTACATGACCTTCGCGACATCATGCTGTTTGGCATTTCTGATGGTGTTCAAATGGTTACCGGAAACAAAAGGAAAACCATATTGCGAGATTAAAGCGCTACTAGTTGGTGAAACTTTGAATTCTTCGAATGAAGAAGTTAGAACCAATGAAATGGATTCGTAG
- the LOC126923614 gene encoding uncharacterized protein LOC126923614 isoform X1, producing the protein MSLRRTDATRLNQDDGLNPVALSPRREAPCCFSQSQWRQFLACTSAMLTMVVVGTINGWTMIFLHYLIAETDGMPLTLTHDEYSLIVYLTVFGSIIGSLAAAHLADRNGRKNCLLLCSTIFSIGWFIIYRTTSVQDIYLARVIHGVGVGIAHTINPVYVSEVANSNIRGAIGTAIALNVLNGIVLTCALHLCMTYKSLIAVLVIISFMSLFSNTCFPETPYFLLGKGRMLQACRSIAYYKGIVDPRIMGIELDSVREQVVPSQSRINLASQSRSDLPSQSRSDLPSQPRSDLPSQSRSDLPSQSRSDLPSQSRSDIPSQPISDSHLQSISSVHLESISDSHQPFTSETYLPSTSEIQRSSIGETHRPSTSEIQQSSTSETHRPPTSKTHRPPTSKAHRPSTLQIYRRSIRKILRSSTGETQRSFTSDTLRSSTSDTQQSSTSDTQRSSISETHQPPTSDTQLSSASETHRPSISDTQLSSASETHRPFTSETHQPPASETHRPSTSETHRPSSNETCQLSSSETQRSSASETHRPSTSEIHQPSTSEIHQPSTSKIHRSSTSKIRRPSTSETHRPSSNETRQLSSSETQRSSASEIHRPSTSETRRPSSNETCQLSSSETQRSSASETHRPSTSEIHQPSTSEIHQPSTSKIHRSSTSKIRRPSTSETHRPSSNETRQLSSSETQRSSASETHRSSASETHRPSTSETRRPSSSEIYPSSISESQRSTTPETRRLSTPETRRLSTPETRRLSASETRRLSASETHRPSASETHRPSTSETRRVSSRETHPDPTCEIHSRPGCNLCIQSNVDSREWAYIDEVRIDLNKYTWSTKLRAILEPSNTKALFIMLGLTMAQQLSGNFITMQYLQVLFGKAAINSNAYKIMIIFHVLCILAGGITIVTVEYYGRRILMILSTLGTFCALTILANYLFLVEHELIISIEPIPVFILLLYQTAFQIGLGTLPNVFRCELFPTELRGFVGAIIVIFDNIIGFIVWKLYQVITDKIGFYAIYMTFATSCCLAFLMVFKWLPETKGKPYCEIKALLVGETLNSSNEEVRTNEMDS; encoded by the exons GATGCTACGAGATTGAATCAGGACGATGGTTTAAATCCTGTCGCTTTATCACCACGAAGGGAAGCTCCTTGTTGTTTCTCCCAATCACAATGGCGGCAATTCCTAGCATGTACTTCCG CAATGCTAACCATGGTCGTAGTCGGTACAATCAACGGATGGACAATGATTTTTCTTCATTATCTAATAGCCGAGACCGACGGCATGCCGCTAACGTTAACACACGACGAATATTCATTGATCGTTTATTTGACAGTATTTGGTTCAATAATCGGTTCACTTGCGGCTGCCCATTTGGCCGATCGCAACGGTCGTAAAAACTGCCTCCTTTTATGCAGCACAATATTCAGCATAGGCTGGTTCATCATCTACAGAACAACTTCCGTGCAAGACATATACCTTGCTCGGGTGATTCACGGTGTAGGCGTTGGTATTGCCCACACAATAAATCCCGTGTACGTGTCAGAAGTCGCCAACAGCAACATCAGAGGCGCCATAGGTACTGCAATTGCACTGAACGTTTTAAACGGGATAGTGCTAACCTGCGCCTtacatctctgtatgacgtacaAGTCACTCATTGCGGTTCTTGTAATAATATCCTTTATGTCCCTCTTCTCGAACACGTGTTTCCCCGAAACTCCGTATTTCTTGTTGGGAAAAGGTCGAATGCTGCAAGCATGCAGGTCGATAGCATATTACAAAGGCATCGTAGATCCTCGCATAATGGGAATCGAACTAGATTCTGTACGTGAACAAGTAGTACCCTCACAATCCAGAATCAATTTAGCCTCACAATCCAGAAGCGATTTACCCTCACAATCCAGAAGCGATTTACCCTCACAACCCAGAAGCGATTTACCCTCACAATCCAGAAGCGATTTACCCTCACAATCCAGAAGCGATTTACCCTCACAATCCAGAAGCGATATACCATCACAACCCATTAGCGATTCACACTTACAATCCATCTCCTCAGTACACTTAGAATCCATAAGCGATTCACACCAACCATTCACAAGCGAAACATACCTACCCTCCACGAGCGAAATACAGCGATCATCCATAGGCGAAACACACCGACCATCCACAAGCGAAATACAGCAATCATCCACAAGCGAAACGCACCGACCACCCACAAGCAAAACACACCGACCACCCACAAGCAAAGCACACCGACCATCCACACTCCAAATATACAGACGATCCATACGCAAAATACTCCGATCATCCACAGGCGAAACACAGCGATCATTCACAAGCGATACACTGCGATCATCCACAAGCGATACACAGCAATCATCCACAAGCGATACACAGCGATCATCCATAAGCGAAACACACCAACCACCCACAAGCGATACACAGCTATCATCCGCAAGCGAAACACACCGACCATCCATAAGCGATACACAGCTATCATCCGCAAGCGAAACACACCGACCATTCACAAGCGAAACACACCAACCACCCGCAAGCGAAACACACCGACCATCCACAAGCGAAACACACCGACCATCCTCAAACGAAACATGTCAACTATCCTCAAGCGAAACACAGCGATCATCCGCAAGCGAAACACACCGACCATCCACAAGCGAAATACACCAACCATCCACAAGCGAAATACACCAACCATCCACAAGCAAAATTCACCGATCATCCACAAGCAAAATACGCCGACCATCCACAAGCGAAACACACCGACCATCCTCAAACGAAACACGTCAACTATCCTCAAGCGAAACACAGCGATCATCCGCAAGCGAAATACACCGACCATCCACAAGCGAAACACGCCGACCATCCTCAAACGAAACATGTCAACTATCCTCAAGCGAAACACAGCGATCATCCGCAAGTGAAACACACCGACCATCCACAAGCGAAATACACCAACCATCCACAAGCGAAATACACCAACCATCCACAAGCAAAATTCACCGATCATCCACAAGCAAAATACGCCGACCATCCACAAGCGAAACACACCGACCATCCTCAAACGAAACACGTCAACTATCCTCAAGCGAAACACAGCGATCATCCGCAAGCGAAACACACCGATCATCCGCAAGCGAAACACACCGACCATCCACAAGCGAAACACGCCGACCATCCTCAAGCGAAATATACCCATCATCCATAAGCGAATCACAGCGATCAACCACACCCGAAACACGCCGATTATCCACACCCGAAACACGCCGATTATCCACACCCGAAACACGCCGACTATCCGCAAGCGAAACACGCCGACTATCCGCAAGCGAAACACACCGACCATCCGCAAGCGAAACACACCGACCATCCACAAGCGAAACACGCCGAGTATCCTCAAGGGAAACACACCCAGACCCCACATGCGAAATACACTCACGACCCGGATGCAATTTATGCATACAATCCAATGTGGATTCACGCGAATGGGCTTACATAGATGAGGTACGCATAGATTTGAATAAATATACCTGGTCAACCAAGCTGCGAGCAATACTAGAACCAAGCAACACAAAAGCTCTGTTTATCATGCTCGGCTTGACCATGGCACAACAACTTAGCGGAAATTTCATCACTATGCAGTATCTGCAGGTGTTATTTGGCAAAGCAGCGATCAACAGCAATGCATACAAAATTATGATTATATTCCACGTTTTATGCATTCTAGCTGGCGGTATCACTATCGTAACAGTGGAATATTATGGAAGAAGAATACTTATGATTCTGTCTACGCTTGGGACGTTTTGTGCATTGACTATTTTAGCAAATTACCTTTTCTTAGTTGAACATGAGCTTATCATTTCCATCGAGCCTATTCCCGTATTCATCTTACTATTATATCAAACAGCGTTTCAAATTGGTTTAGGTACGTTACCCAATGTTTTCCGATGCGAGTTATTTCCTACGGAACTAAGAGGCTTTGTTGGTGCCATCATTGTGATTTTCGATAATATAATTGGTTTTATCGTGTGGAAACTGTATCAAGTGATTACCGATAAAATAGGATTCTATGCGATTTACATGACCTTCGCGACATCATGCTGTTTGGCATTTCTGATGGTGTTCAAATGGTTACCGGAAACAAAAGGAAAACCATATTGCGAGATTAAAGCGCTACTAGTTGGTGAAACTTTGAATTCTTCGAATGAAGAAGTTAGAACCAATGAAATGGATTCGTAG
- the LOC126923614 gene encoding mucin-5AC-like isoform X5 produces the protein MAAIPSMYFRLVFTLDVTSAMLTMVVVGTINGWTMIFLHYLIAETDGMPLTLTHDEYSLIVYLTVFGSIIGSLAAAHLADRNGRKNCLLLCSTIFSIGWFIIYRTTSVQDIYLARVIHGVGVGIAHTINPVYVSEVANSNIRGAIGTAIALNVLNGIVLTCALHLCMTYKSLIAVLVIISFMSLFSNTCFPETPYFLLGKGRMLQACRSIAYYKGIVDPRIMGIELDSVREQVVPSQSRINLASQSRSDLPSQSRSDLPSQPRSDLPSQSRSDLPSQSRSDLPSQSRSDIPSQPISDSHLQSISSVHLESISDSHQPFTSETYLPSTSEIQRSSIGETHRPSTSEIQQSSTSETHRPPTSKTHRPPTSKAHRPSTLQIYRRSIRKILRSSTGETQRSFTSDTLRSSTSDTQQSSTSDTQRSSISETHQPPTSDTQLSSASETHRPSISDTQLSSASETHRPFTSETHQPPASETHRPSTSETHRPSSNETCQLSSSETQRSSASETHRPSTSEIHQPSTSEIHQPSTSKIHRSSTSKIRRPSTSETHRPSSNETRQLSSSETQRSSASEIHRPSTSETRRPSSNETCQLSSSETQRSSASETHRPSTSEIHQPSTSEIHQPSTSKIHRSSTSKIRRPSTSETHRPSSNETRQLSSSETQRSSASETHRSSASETHRPSTSETRRPSSSEIYPSSISESQRSTTPETRRLSTPETRRLSTPETRRLSASETRRLSASETHRPSASETHRPSTSETRRVSSRETHPDPTCEIHSRPGCNLCIQSNVDSREWAYIDEVRIDLNKYTWSTKLRAILEPSNTKALFIMLGLTMAQQLSGNFITMQYLQVLFGKAAINSNAYKIMIIFHVLCILAGGITIVTVEYYGRRILMILSTLGTFCALTILANYLFLVEHELIISIEPIPVFILLLYQTAFQIGLGTLPNVFRCELFPTELRGFVGAIIVIFDNIIGFIVWKLYQVITDKIGFYAIYMTFATSCCLAFLMVFKWLPETKGKPYCEIKALLVGETLNSSNEEVRTNEMDS, from the exons ATGGCGGCAATTCCTAGCATGTACTTCCGGTTAGTTTTCACTCTTGATGTTACGTCAG CAATGCTAACCATGGTCGTAGTCGGTACAATCAACGGATGGACAATGATTTTTCTTCATTATCTAATAGCCGAGACCGACGGCATGCCGCTAACGTTAACACACGACGAATATTCATTGATCGTTTATTTGACAGTATTTGGTTCAATAATCGGTTCACTTGCGGCTGCCCATTTGGCCGATCGCAACGGTCGTAAAAACTGCCTCCTTTTATGCAGCACAATATTCAGCATAGGCTGGTTCATCATCTACAGAACAACTTCCGTGCAAGACATATACCTTGCTCGGGTGATTCACGGTGTAGGCGTTGGTATTGCCCACACAATAAATCCCGTGTACGTGTCAGAAGTCGCCAACAGCAACATCAGAGGCGCCATAGGTACTGCAATTGCACTGAACGTTTTAAACGGGATAGTGCTAACCTGCGCCTtacatctctgtatgacgtacaAGTCACTCATTGCGGTTCTTGTAATAATATCCTTTATGTCCCTCTTCTCGAACACGTGTTTCCCCGAAACTCCGTATTTCTTGTTGGGAAAAGGTCGAATGCTGCAAGCATGCAGGTCGATAGCATATTACAAAGGCATCGTAGATCCTCGCATAATGGGAATCGAACTAGATTCTGTACGTGAACAAGTAGTACCCTCACAATCCAGAATCAATTTAGCCTCACAATCCAGAAGCGATTTACCCTCACAATCCAGAAGCGATTTACCCTCACAACCCAGAAGCGATTTACCCTCACAATCCAGAAGCGATTTACCCTCACAATCCAGAAGCGATTTACCCTCACAATCCAGAAGCGATATACCATCACAACCCATTAGCGATTCACACTTACAATCCATCTCCTCAGTACACTTAGAATCCATAAGCGATTCACACCAACCATTCACAAGCGAAACATACCTACCCTCCACGAGCGAAATACAGCGATCATCCATAGGCGAAACACACCGACCATCCACAAGCGAAATACAGCAATCATCCACAAGCGAAACGCACCGACCACCCACAAGCAAAACACACCGACCACCCACAAGCAAAGCACACCGACCATCCACACTCCAAATATACAGACGATCCATACGCAAAATACTCCGATCATCCACAGGCGAAACACAGCGATCATTCACAAGCGATACACTGCGATCATCCACAAGCGATACACAGCAATCATCCACAAGCGATACACAGCGATCATCCATAAGCGAAACACACCAACCACCCACAAGCGATACACAGCTATCATCCGCAAGCGAAACACACCGACCATCCATAAGCGATACACAGCTATCATCCGCAAGCGAAACACACCGACCATTCACAAGCGAAACACACCAACCACCCGCAAGCGAAACACACCGACCATCCACAAGCGAAACACACCGACCATCCTCAAACGAAACATGTCAACTATCCTCAAGCGAAACACAGCGATCATCCGCAAGCGAAACACACCGACCATCCACAAGCGAAATACACCAACCATCCACAAGCGAAATACACCAACCATCCACAAGCAAAATTCACCGATCATCCACAAGCAAAATACGCCGACCATCCACAAGCGAAACACACCGACCATCCTCAAACGAAACACGTCAACTATCCTCAAGCGAAACACAGCGATCATCCGCAAGCGAAATACACCGACCATCCACAAGCGAAACACGCCGACCATCCTCAAACGAAACATGTCAACTATCCTCAAGCGAAACACAGCGATCATCCGCAAGTGAAACACACCGACCATCCACAAGCGAAATACACCAACCATCCACAAGCGAAATACACCAACCATCCACAAGCAAAATTCACCGATCATCCACAAGCAAAATACGCCGACCATCCACAAGCGAAACACACCGACCATCCTCAAACGAAACACGTCAACTATCCTCAAGCGAAACACAGCGATCATCCGCAAGCGAAACACACCGATCATCCGCAAGCGAAACACACCGACCATCCACAAGCGAAACACGCCGACCATCCTCAAGCGAAATATACCCATCATCCATAAGCGAATCACAGCGATCAACCACACCCGAAACACGCCGATTATCCACACCCGAAACACGCCGATTATCCACACCCGAAACACGCCGACTATCCGCAAGCGAAACACGCCGACTATCCGCAAGCGAAACACACCGACCATCCGCAAGCGAAACACACCGACCATCCACAAGCGAAACACGCCGAGTATCCTCAAGGGAAACACACCCAGACCCCACATGCGAAATACACTCACGACCCGGATGCAATTTATGCATACAATCCAATGTGGATTCACGCGAATGGGCTTACATAGATGAGGTACGCATAGATTTGAATAAATATACCTGGTCAACCAAGCTGCGAGCAATACTAGAACCAAGCAACACAAAAGCTCTGTTTATCATGCTCGGCTTGACCATGGCACAACAACTTAGCGGAAATTTCATCACTATGCAGTATCTGCAGGTGTTATTTGGCAAAGCAGCGATCAACAGCAATGCATACAAAATTATGATTATATTCCACGTTTTATGCATTCTAGCTGGCGGTATCACTATCGTAACAGTGGAATATTATGGAAGAAGAATACTTATGATTCTGTCTACGCTTGGGACGTTTTGTGCATTGACTATTTTAGCAAATTACCTTTTCTTAGTTGAACATGAGCTTATCATTTCCATCGAGCCTATTCCCGTATTCATCTTACTATTATATCAAACAGCGTTTCAAATTGGTTTAGGTACGTTACCCAATGTTTTCCGATGCGAGTTATTTCCTACGGAACTAAGAGGCTTTGTTGGTGCCATCATTGTGATTTTCGATAATATAATTGGTTTTATCGTGTGGAAACTGTATCAAGTGATTACCGATAAAATAGGATTCTATGCGATTTACATGACCTTCGCGACATCATGCTGTTTGGCATTTCTGATGGTGTTCAAATGGTTACCGGAAACAAAAGGAAAACCATATTGCGAGATTAAAGCGCTACTAGTTGGTGAAACTTTGAATTCTTCGAATGAAGAAGTTAGAACCAATGAAATGGATTCGTAG